The genomic window AAGCTGACGGTCCTCGAGACACTCCAGGCCGCCGTCGTCTCGCGCCTCGGGCGCGGCGCCAGGCTCTTCGCGTCGCTCGCGGGCGACAGCCAGGTCCAGGCCGACGCGCTCGAGGTCGCCGCACTCTTCAATCTCGCCGACAAGGCCCACGCGCTCGCGCGCGAGCTGCCCCAGGGCGACAAGAAGCTCCTCGACGTCGCCTCGGCCTTCGCCCTGCGGCCCGAGATCATCCTGCTGGACGAGCCGACGAGCGGCGTCAGCACCGCGGACAAGCACGCCGTCATGGAGATCCTGGTGGGCGCGGCCAAGCGGATCGGGCTCCGCGCGATCATCCAGGTCGAGCACGACATGGACATCGTCTTCGGCTACTCGGACCGCATCATCGCGCTCCACCAAGGCAAGGTGCTGGCCGACGCCACGCCGGCCGAAATACAAGCTGACGCCAAGGTGGTCGACATGGTCGTGGGCAGGAGACGCGCCCCTCACCCTTCCCTCTCCCCAGAGGGGAGAGGGAATGCGGACCCCTCTCCCCCATTGGGGGAGAGGGCAGGGTGAGGGGGTAGGGCCCGCATGCTCACCGTCACCGAGATCGACGTGTTCATCCAGGCGAGCCACATCCTGAGGCGCGTGTCGCTCGAAGTGCGGGAGCGCGAGGTGGTCTGCCTCGTCGGGCGGAACGGCGCGGGCAAGACCACGACGCTCCGGACCATCATGGGCTACCATCGCCCGCGGGGCGGCGGCATCCGCTTCAACGACGTGCCGCTCCACGAGCGGCGGACTTTCGAGATCGCGCGGCTGGGGCTGGGGTTCTCGCCGGAGGAGAGCGGAATCTTTCCCGACCTGACGGTGGCGGAGAACATCGAGATCTCGACGTGGACGCGCCCCGGCGGCAGGCCGGCGGCGGAGCGGCTGGCCGCGGCATACGAGATCTTCCCCGTGCTGAAAACGTACGGCGCGCGGAAGGGTCCGGAGATGTCGGGCGGCGAGAGGAAGATGCTCTCGATCGCGCGGGCGCTGGCGCTCGACCCGGACATGCTGCTGCTCGACGAGCCCTTCGAGGGTCTCTCGCCCGCCATCGTCCCCACGGTCGCCGCCGGCCTGGCCGAGATCACCCACCGCGGCCACGCCATCCTGATCGCCGAATCGAACATTTACCACGTGCCGGATTTCGCCACGCGGCTCTACGTCATCGAGCGCGGCGAGATCATCTTCGCGGGCCGGCCGGACGACGTCCGGAAAGACGCCGCCGCGCTCCGCGCAATAGGAGGACATGCCTGATGGCCGCTCTCCCGCTCATCCCCTCCGCCGTCGTCGGTTCCCACGGCAAGCCCGGGTGGTGGTTCGCCACCGTCAAGAAGGTCGAGGCCGGAGAGTACGGCCCCGGTGACCTCGAGGAGATGTTCGACGACGCGGCCGACACCGCCATCCGCGACATGGAGCGGGCCGGCCTCGACATCATCACGGACGGAGAAGTCCGCCGCCTCGACGGCTACGTGGATTCGTACTACGCGATCATCAAGGGCATCTCGCCCCTGCCCGTGCGCCGCAAGGCCGGCCCCTGGGGCTACGACCAGCAGACACGCTACGAGGCCGTCGGCCGCATCGAGACGCCCGAAGGCGGGCTCGGCATCGTCAAAGAGTTCGAATACCTCAAGGCCCACACGTCGAAGGCAACCAAGGCGACCTGCGCGGGGCCGCTGACCTTCGGCTCGCGCATTCACCCTGGCAAGATGTACAAGGGCGTGGTGGACGTGGCCGAGCGCTTCGCGGAAGTCATCAACGTGGAGCTCCGGGCCCTGGTCGCGGCGGGCGCGGACTTCATCCAGCTGGACGAGCCGGCGCGCGGCAACGTCTCGGGCGAGGAGATGGCGCGCCTCTACAACATCGCGACCGAGGGCGTGAAAGCCAAGCTCGCCTTCCACATC from Candidatus Methylomirabilota bacterium includes these protein-coding regions:
- a CDS encoding ABC transporter ATP-binding protein, with amino-acid sequence MILEALDIRKLYGAYVALDGVSLSIREGEFVSIIGPNGAGKSTLINVLTGVLQPSAGSVRFKGKDIGGIGTVALTRLGMARSFQLVQIFPKLTVLETLQAAVVSRLGRGARLFASLAGDSQVQADALEVAALFNLADKAHALARELPQGDKKLLDVASAFALRPEIILLDEPTSGVSTADKHAVMEILVGAAKRIGLRAIIQVEHDMDIVFGYSDRIIALHQGKVLADATPAEIQADAKVVDMVVGRRRAPHPSLSPEGRGNADPSPPLGERAG
- a CDS encoding ABC transporter ATP-binding protein, which encodes MLTVTEIDVFIQASHILRRVSLEVREREVVCLVGRNGAGKTTTLRTIMGYHRPRGGGIRFNDVPLHERRTFEIARLGLGFSPEESGIFPDLTVAENIEISTWTRPGGRPAAERLAAAYEIFPVLKTYGARKGPEMSGGERKMLSIARALALDPDMLLLDEPFEGLSPAIVPTVAAGLAEITHRGHAILIAESNIYHVPDFATRLYVIERGEIIFAGRPDDVRKDAAALRAIGGHA
- a CDS encoding methionine synthase, whose product is MAALPLIPSAVVGSHGKPGWWFATVKKVEAGEYGPGDLEEMFDDAADTAIRDMERAGLDIITDGEVRRLDGYVDSYYAIIKGISPLPVRRKAGPWGYDQQTRYEAVGRIETPEGGLGIVKEFEYLKAHTSKATKATCAGPLTFGSRIHPGKMYKGVVDVAERFAEVINVELRALVAAGADFIQLDEPARGNVSGEEMARLYNIATEGVKAKLAFHICFGNRFGRSRFDRTYRPYFPSILKARADQLVLEFAGREFSELDLWKEYGQDRELGAGVIDVKGFYPETREDVAKRIKRVLGVCKPEKLYVNPDCGFGWSPRYMCNQKVRALAAGAVLARQELTGKG